One Brassica napus cultivar Da-Ae chromosome A1, Da-Ae, whole genome shotgun sequence genomic region harbors:
- the LOC106370829 gene encoding putative Peroxidase 48 isoform X2: MMRFIITCLVIALSVYVAYHGLEYDHGFIRLTTRSPGNRTGVKAPEKSPFDDNDDLMTWYMEEDSDHQSYSLHYDFYQDSCPTAERIITIGIREVYAANPSVAPSLIRLLFHDCFIEGCDASVLLDADESLTSEKEASPNQSLKGFDVIESIKFELEKVCPGVVSCADVLVLAAREAVLMAGGPFYPLETGRRDSVVAFKEIAERELPSPQASISVILARFGTRGFNERETVSLFGITHCTFFEDRLYNFSGTGKPDPDLDQGFQQELKTKCPYSASAPSPSTGVGPSIPASDYGGVSSAGGSDGVVDLSYNNEGGEMNFGTRYYRRLMQKKGLMYADQQLTGREETEMWVRAYASDTPLFRRDFAMSMMKLSNYHVLTGPLGQVRTTCSKVLPKI, from the exons atgatgAGGTTTATCATCACTTGCTTAGTCATCGCTCTCAGCGTCTACGTCGCGTACCACGGCCTCGAATACGACCACGGCTTCATCCGTCTAACGACACGCTCTCCGGGAAACCGCACCGGCGTCAAGGCTCCCGAGAAATCTCCCTTCGACGATAACGACGATCTCATGACCTGGTACATGGAAGAAGATTCCGATCATCAATCTTACTCGCTCCACTACGACTTCTACCAAGACTCTTGCCCCACCGCCGAGCGAATCATCACCATAGGCATCAGAGAGGTCTACGCCGCTAATCCTAGCGTAGCTCCGTCGCTAATCCGCCTCCTCTTCCACGATTGCTTCATCGAG GGATGTGATGCTTCGGTGCTACTAGACGCGGATGAATCTCTTACTTCCGAGAAAGAAGCGTCGCCGAATCAGTCTCTGAAAGGCTTTGATGTGATTGAATCAATCAAGTTTGAGCTGGAGAAGGTCTGCCCTGGAGTTGTTTCATGCGCAGACGTACTAGTTTTAGCTGCTAGAGAAGCCGTTCTTATG GCTGGTGGTCCGTTTTATCCGCTGGAAACTGGAAGGAGAGACAGTGTAGTTGCCTTTAAGGAGATCGCAGAACGTGAGCTTCCTTCACCACAAGCTAGTATCTCGGTGATTCTTGCTAGGTTTGGTACTAGAGGATTCAACGAGAGAGAAACCGTCAGCTTATTTG GCATTACGCACTGCACATTCTTTGAGGACAGGCTGTACAACTTCTCAGGAACCGGGAAGCCTGACCCTGACCTCGATCAAGGGTTCCAGCAAGAACTGAAAACCAAGTGTCCCTACTCTGCCTCGGCGCCATCCCCTAGCACCGGCGTAGGACCGTCCATACCTGCATCGGATTACGGTGGCGTGAGCTCGGCAGGGGGGAGCGATGGAGTGGTAGACTTGAGCTACAACAACGAAGGAGGCGAGATGAATTTCGGAACACGCTACTACAGGAGACTGATGCAGAAGAAAGGGTTGATGTACGCTGATCAGCAACTGACGGGAAGAGAAGAGACTGAGATGTGGGTGAGAGCATACGCTTCTGATACGCCGCTGTTCCGACGTGACTTTGCCATGTCCATGATGAAGCTATCGAATTATCATGTCTTGACTGGTCCTCTAGGTCAAGTCAGAACAACTTGCTCCAAGGTCTTGCCAAAGATCTGA
- the LOC106361470 gene encoding probable manganese-transporting ATPase PDR2 isoform X1 — protein sequence MSSFHVGGKVVDKVDLCRKKHWAWPLDVWPFAILYATWLATIVPNVDFIDAMIGFGDLLASHILVLLFSMWSVDFKCFIQFSKVNSIIQADAFKVTLAKFSGSKKVVPLHFRSQVSSFEILDSVVRLPLK from the exons ATGTCAAGCTTTCACGTGGGAGGAAAGGTAGTGGACAAGGTCGACTTGTGTAGGAAGAAACACTGGGCGTGGCCTTTGGATGTTTGGCCGTTTGCTATCCTCTATGCTACGTGGTTGGCTACAATCGTGCCTAACGTAGATTTCATCGATGCTATGATCGGTTTTGGTGATCTTCTTGCTTCTCACATCTTAGTCTTGCTTTTCTCTATGTGGTCTGTGGATTTCAAGTGTTTTATCCAGTTTAGCAAG GTTAACAGTATCATCCAGGCAGATGCGTTTAAAGTCACCCTAGCCAAGTTTTCTGGTTCTAAAAAAGTTGTGCCTCTTCATTTTCGTAGCCAAGTAAGCTCATTTGAGATTTTAGATTCAGTTGTTAGGCTGCCACTAAAATAG
- the LOC106370829 gene encoding putative Peroxidase 48 isoform X1 → MMRFIITCLVIALSVYVAYHGLEYDHGFIRLTTRSPGNRTGVKAPEKSPFDDNDDLMTWYMEEDSDHQSYSLHYDFYQDSCPTAERIITIGIREVYAANPSVAPSLIRLLFHDCFIEGCDASVLLDADESLTSEKEASPNQSLKGFDVIESIKFELEKVCPGVVSCADVLVLAAREAVLMAGGPFYPLETGRRDSVVAFKEIAERELPSPQASISVILARFGTRGFNERETVSLFGAHSIGITHCTFFEDRLYNFSGTGKPDPDLDQGFQQELKTKCPYSASAPSPSTGVGPSIPASDYGGVSSAGGSDGVVDLSYNNEGGEMNFGTRYYRRLMQKKGLMYADQQLTGREETEMWVRAYASDTPLFRRDFAMSMMKLSNYHVLTGPLGQVRTTCSKVLPKI, encoded by the exons atgatgAGGTTTATCATCACTTGCTTAGTCATCGCTCTCAGCGTCTACGTCGCGTACCACGGCCTCGAATACGACCACGGCTTCATCCGTCTAACGACACGCTCTCCGGGAAACCGCACCGGCGTCAAGGCTCCCGAGAAATCTCCCTTCGACGATAACGACGATCTCATGACCTGGTACATGGAAGAAGATTCCGATCATCAATCTTACTCGCTCCACTACGACTTCTACCAAGACTCTTGCCCCACCGCCGAGCGAATCATCACCATAGGCATCAGAGAGGTCTACGCCGCTAATCCTAGCGTAGCTCCGTCGCTAATCCGCCTCCTCTTCCACGATTGCTTCATCGAG GGATGTGATGCTTCGGTGCTACTAGACGCGGATGAATCTCTTACTTCCGAGAAAGAAGCGTCGCCGAATCAGTCTCTGAAAGGCTTTGATGTGATTGAATCAATCAAGTTTGAGCTGGAGAAGGTCTGCCCTGGAGTTGTTTCATGCGCAGACGTACTAGTTTTAGCTGCTAGAGAAGCCGTTCTTATG GCTGGTGGTCCGTTTTATCCGCTGGAAACTGGAAGGAGAGACAGTGTAGTTGCCTTTAAGGAGATCGCAGAACGTGAGCTTCCTTCACCACAAGCTAGTATCTCGGTGATTCTTGCTAGGTTTGGTACTAGAGGATTCAACGAGAGAGAAACCGTCAGCTTATTTG GAGCACATAGCATAGGCATTACGCACTGCACATTCTTTGAGGACAGGCTGTACAACTTCTCAGGAACCGGGAAGCCTGACCCTGACCTCGATCAAGGGTTCCAGCAAGAACTGAAAACCAAGTGTCCCTACTCTGCCTCGGCGCCATCCCCTAGCACCGGCGTAGGACCGTCCATACCTGCATCGGATTACGGTGGCGTGAGCTCGGCAGGGGGGAGCGATGGAGTGGTAGACTTGAGCTACAACAACGAAGGAGGCGAGATGAATTTCGGAACACGCTACTACAGGAGACTGATGCAGAAGAAAGGGTTGATGTACGCTGATCAGCAACTGACGGGAAGAGAAGAGACTGAGATGTGGGTGAGAGCATACGCTTCTGATACGCCGCTGTTCCGACGTGACTTTGCCATGTCCATGATGAAGCTATCGAATTATCATGTCTTGACTGGTCCTCTAGGTCAAGTCAGAACAACTTGCTCCAAGGTCTTGCCAAAGATCTGA
- the LOC106370818 gene encoding protein SOB FIVE-LIKE 5, with protein sequence MSGSSEWSSGCESGWTLYLDHSVSSSPSSSWLRDSNGFDNRRRSKDSWSQNYVHQEEEEDLSMISDASSGPRNICEEGSVKILNNVSPKIQSKRENKRRDYEKMNSLLDDTASSHMLEKSSVGGNKIEQTFPESTLDYSQGFSATHFQDKTAFQDHYGYLHTEILNNQLAFMDSSND encoded by the exons atgtcgGGTTCGTCGGAATGGAGTAGTGGATGCGAATCAGGATGGACTCTGTACTTAGACcattctgtttcttcttctccaagctCTTCTTGGTTACGAGACTCCAATGGGTTTGATaacagaagaagaagcaaagacTCATGGAGCCAAAATTATGTGcatcaagaagaagaggaagatttATCAATGATTTCAGATGCATCTTCTGGCCCAAGGAATATTTGTGAGGAAGGTTCTGTCAAAATCTTAAACAATGTTAGTCCTAAGATACAGAGcaagagagaaaacaaaagaagagattatgagaaaaTGAACTCTCTGCTTGATGACACTGCTAGTTCTCAT ATGTTGGAGAAAAGTAGTGTGGGTGGTAATAAGATAGAGCAAACCTTTCCAGAAAGTACATTGGATTATTCACAAGGCTTCTCAGCAACTCACTTTcag GACAAAACAGCATTCCAAGATCACTATGGTTATTTGCATACGGAAATTCTAAATAACCAGTTAG CTTTTATGGATTCAAGTAATGATTAA
- the LOC106370837 gene encoding transcription factor RSL2 has product MEAMGEWSNNLGGMYTYATEETDFMNQLLASYDHPGTGSSSGTVGGDQQGLYWSLGSNHNHLSLMPEASSFGFSGESSSYSVADSRYYTVVPPTVEETNNGSLGFGMEDATVNTNSYLVGEETSECDVEKYSSGKTLLPLETVVENHDDGESMLQSETTTDYHRSLAGSKKRSRATSTDKNKRSKVGKRGQKGIEMTCDNNNRGEEEEGEKVKRRKSGAMMSRQNSSTTFCSEEESQCPSQDVGGEEDEDASKALNLNGKTRASRGAATDPQSLYARKRRERINERLRILQNLVPNGTKVKINHAND; this is encoded by the exons atggaaGCTATGGGAGAATGGAGCAACAACCTCGGAGGAATGTACACCTATGCAACCGAAGAAACCGATTTCATGAACCAGCTCCTTGCTTCCTACGATCATCCTGGCACTGGCTCATCCTCAGGCACAGTCGGCGGAGACCAACAGGGCTTGTATTGGAGCCTTGGTTCTAATCACAACCATCTTTCCCTCATGCCTGAAGCCAGTAGCTTCGGTTTTTCTGGGGAGAGCAGCAGCTACAGCGTTGCGGACAGCAGATACTACACGGTGGTACCACCCACGGTTGAAGAGACTAACAATGGGTCATTGGGCTTTGGGATGGAAGATGCGACCGTCAACACCAACTCCTATCTTGTTGGTGAGGAGACAAGTGAGTGTGACGTTGAGAAATACTCATCTGGAAAGACTCTTTTACCATTGGAAACTGTCGTGGAGAATCACGATGACGGGGAGAGTATGTTGCAATCCGAGACTACTACTGACTATCATAGATCTCTCGCCGGGTCTAAGAAGAGATCGCGGGCGACATCTACTGAT AAAAACAAGAGATCAAAAGTGGGTAAGAGGGGCCAAAAAGGCATAGAGATGACTTGTGATAACAACAATagaggagaagaggaagaaggagagaaggtgaaaagaagaaagagtggGGCTATGATGAGTAGACAGAACTCGAGCACCACATTCTGTTCCGAGGAAGAATCACAGTGCCCTTCTCAGGACGTTGGAGGAGAAGAGGACGAAGATGCCTCCAAGGCCCTCAACCTCAACGGCAAGACCAGAGCCAGCCGTGGTGCTGCCACCGACCCTCAAAGCCTCTACGCAAgg AAAAGGAGAGAAAGGATTAACGAGAGACTAAGGATTTTGCAAAACCTCGTCCCTAATGGAACAAAGGTAAAAATAAATCATGCAAACGATTAA
- the LOC106361470 gene encoding probable manganese-transporting ATPase PDR2 isoform X2, which yields MSSFHVGGKVVDKVDLCRKKHWAWPLDVWPFAILYATWLATIVPNVDFIDAMIGFGDLLASHILVLLFSMWSVDFKCFIQFSKVNSIIQADAFKVTLAKFSGSKKVVPLHFRSQMTGSSSSEDME from the exons ATGTCAAGCTTTCACGTGGGAGGAAAGGTAGTGGACAAGGTCGACTTGTGTAGGAAGAAACACTGGGCGTGGCCTTTGGATGTTTGGCCGTTTGCTATCCTCTATGCTACGTGGTTGGCTACAATCGTGCCTAACGTAGATTTCATCGATGCTATGATCGGTTTTGGTGATCTTCTTGCTTCTCACATCTTAGTCTTGCTTTTCTCTATGTGGTCTGTGGATTTCAAGTGTTTTATCCAGTTTAGCAAG GTTAACAGTATCATCCAGGCAGATGCGTTTAAAGTCACCCTAGCCAAGTTTTCTGGTTCTAAAAAAGTTGTGCCTCTTCATTTTCGTAGCCAA ATGACTGGTTCGTCATCCTCAGAAGACAtggaataa